The Leucobacter chromiiresistens genome has a window encoding:
- a CDS encoding NtaA/DmoA family FMN-dependent monooxygenase (This protein belongs to a clade of FMN-dependent monooxygenases, within a broader family of flavin-dependent oxidoreductases, the luciferase-like monooxygenase (LMM) family, some of whose members use coenzyme F420 rather than FMN.), with translation MNPSSRSLHLVGMVNPPTSQYAENWRNPLSRADWLSGAFHADLARTLERGCFDMIFFADALAVPEDGAGDYATTLRTAGKGAIYLDPIAKAALVAGATSRIGIGATVSTSFVPAYAIARQLLSVDHLSGGRAAWNIVTSTTDAEARNLGHAGIAAPAERYDRADEVVRTVGELWRSWEPDALVHDRSRGVFADAARVHRIDGELSRGPLTLPQSPQGHPVLMQAGSSPRGRAFAARWAEVVFAIGDSPEEMRELRREIRDRARLDHGRDPDAIRVLQGVQPVVGWTDAEADAKLAALVAQIDLPSALEKLARLLHADALDASAPAVEVLAAHRGATGSIGFEDMLAAVSARRSLTVGDLAIEQALNQLHPQLVGSPETIADEMQHLFESEAADGFIVMPALYHSSFEDFVNGVVPELQRRGIFRRAYAGATLREHLAE, from the coding sequence GTGAACCCGTCGTCGCGCAGCCTCCACCTCGTCGGCATGGTCAACCCGCCGACGAGCCAGTACGCGGAGAACTGGCGCAACCCGCTGAGCCGAGCCGATTGGCTGAGCGGTGCGTTCCACGCCGACCTCGCCCGGACGCTCGAGCGCGGCTGCTTCGACATGATCTTCTTCGCCGACGCGCTCGCCGTACCCGAGGACGGAGCGGGCGACTACGCCACCACGCTGCGCACCGCCGGCAAGGGCGCCATCTATCTCGATCCGATCGCGAAGGCGGCCCTCGTCGCGGGGGCCACCTCGCGCATCGGCATCGGCGCGACCGTCTCGACGAGCTTCGTGCCCGCCTACGCTATCGCGCGGCAGCTGCTCTCGGTCGACCACCTGTCAGGCGGACGGGCCGCGTGGAACATCGTCACCTCGACGACCGACGCCGAGGCGCGCAACCTCGGGCACGCCGGGATCGCGGCGCCCGCCGAGCGCTACGATCGCGCCGACGAGGTCGTGCGCACCGTCGGCGAGCTCTGGCGGTCGTGGGAGCCCGATGCGCTCGTCCACGATCGATCGCGAGGCGTCTTCGCCGACGCCGCCCGCGTGCACCGGATCGACGGGGAGCTCTCGCGCGGGCCGCTCACCCTGCCGCAGAGCCCCCAGGGGCACCCCGTGCTCATGCAGGCCGGCTCCTCGCCGCGCGGCCGAGCCTTCGCGGCTCGCTGGGCCGAAGTGGTCTTCGCGATCGGCGATTCGCCCGAGGAGATGCGGGAGCTGCGCCGGGAGATCCGAGACCGCGCCCGCCTCGACCACGGCCGAGACCCCGATGCGATCCGCGTGCTGCAGGGCGTGCAGCCGGTCGTGGGCTGGACCGACGCCGAGGCCGACGCGAAACTCGCCGCGCTCGTCGCGCAGATCGACCTGCCCAGTGCGCTCGAGAAGCTCGCGCGGCTGCTGCACGCCGACGCGCTCGACGCCTCGGCGCCCGCCGTGGAGGTGCTCGCCGCGCACCGCGGCGCCACGGGCAGCATCGGCTTCGAGGACATGCTCGCGGCGGTGAGCGCGCGCCGCTCCCTCACCGTCGGCGACCTCGCCATCGAGCAGGCGCTCAACCAGTTGCACCCGCAGCTCGTGGGGTCGCCCGAGACGATCGCCGACGAGATGCAGCACCTCTTCGAGAGCGAGGCCGCCGACGGGTTCATCGTGATGCCGGCGCTCTACCATTCGTCGTTCGAGGACTTCGTCAACGGCGTCGTGCCCGAGCTGCAGCGCCGCGGAATCTTCCGCCGCGCATACGCGGGCGCGACGCTGCGCGAGCACCTCGCCGAGTAG
- a CDS encoding YkoF family thiamine/hydroxymethylpyrimidine-binding protein yields the protein MTTDTHQTPPSDAPDTPATPATPASDTPAIPASGMPAVPTPEQYGVGARFTLSVYDSDYVRIILQALEAADATGLAVETNDISTCITGAEQRVLQYLEQVITAAARSGAHLSAAILLSRGCPGELQCALPPGVDAVGAEPIRLPDSGVRARAHWSLYPLLDARTASSHGSAAATAASGTGEARPADHMTPIYAAIEQAKTAGVYSGSDHYATRLDGDLAAVLTTAANAWIGVGAVIQHVVTHLTVSINSPSLRGAPGAGHPEPGPLA from the coding sequence GTGACCACCGATACGCACCAGACGCCGCCGTCAGACGCCCCCGACACGCCTGCGACTCCCGCGACTCCCGCCTCCGACACGCCCGCGATTCCCGCCTCCGGCATGCCCGCGGTCCCGACGCCGGAGCAGTACGGCGTCGGCGCGCGCTTCACCCTCTCGGTGTACGACTCCGACTACGTCCGCATCATCCTGCAAGCGCTCGAGGCGGCCGACGCCACCGGCCTCGCCGTCGAGACGAACGACATCTCCACCTGCATCACCGGCGCGGAGCAGCGGGTGCTGCAGTACCTGGAGCAGGTGATCACGGCGGCCGCGCGCAGCGGAGCGCACCTCTCCGCCGCGATCCTGCTCTCCCGCGGCTGCCCCGGCGAGCTGCAGTGCGCGCTGCCGCCCGGCGTGGACGCCGTCGGGGCCGAGCCGATCCGGCTCCCCGACAGCGGCGTGCGAGCGCGCGCGCACTGGTCGCTCTACCCCCTGCTCGACGCGCGAACGGCCTCGTCTCACGGCTCAGCCGCCGCTACTGCCGCGTCGGGCACCGGGGAGGCGCGCCCCGCCGACCACATGACACCGATCTACGCCGCCATCGAGCAGGCGAAGACCGCGGGCGTCTACTCCGGATCCGACCACTACGCCACTCGGCTCGACGGCGACCTCGCCGCAGTGCTGACGACCGCCGCGAACGCGTGGATCGGGGTGGGTGCGGTGATCCAGCACGTCGTGACGCACCTCACGGTGTCGATCAACAGCCCCTCGCTCAGGGGCGCCCCGGGCGCGGGGCACCCCGAGCCGGGCCCGCTCGCGTGA
- a CDS encoding ABC transporter substrate-binding protein — protein MTAAAALTAAALALGGCADGAVESAGSGAEGAPVAFALDWAPNTNHIGVYVADELGYFAEAGLDVEILPYGSTPATQLVSAGEADFGIGGQSNVQVARTAGLDLVSVYRVTQRDSGRLVTLADRADVERPSDLDGATFGGFGSPLYTALAHATIAGDGGEGEFDEVVLDTGAYEALSQGRIDFTLSVATWENLQAELDGHPYREFRYQDFGVPEQQSTGIVSSEAYLDAHPEEARAFVQAVARGYAYAAEQPEAAADLLLEANPDTLGAAEELVHRSAELLASEYFTAPGREIGAADADAWEAFGGFLYAGGFLTDAAGEPLADEPDWSTYYTDEYLE, from the coding sequence GTGACGGCAGCCGCGGCGCTGACCGCGGCGGCGCTCGCGCTCGGCGGCTGCGCGGACGGCGCAGTCGAGAGCGCAGGGAGCGGCGCGGAGGGCGCGCCGGTCGCGTTCGCACTCGACTGGGCGCCGAACACGAACCACATCGGCGTGTACGTCGCCGATGAGCTGGGGTACTTCGCAGAGGCCGGCCTCGACGTCGAGATCCTTCCGTACGGCTCCACCCCGGCGACGCAGCTCGTCTCGGCGGGCGAGGCCGATTTCGGCATCGGCGGGCAGTCGAACGTGCAGGTGGCGCGCACCGCCGGCCTAGACCTGGTGTCGGTGTACCGCGTCACCCAGCGCGATTCGGGGCGACTCGTGACGCTGGCGGATCGCGCCGACGTCGAGCGCCCGTCCGACCTCGACGGCGCCACCTTCGGCGGGTTCGGGTCGCCGCTGTACACCGCGCTCGCGCACGCGACGATCGCGGGCGACGGGGGCGAGGGCGAGTTCGACGAGGTCGTGCTCGACACGGGGGCGTACGAGGCCCTGTCGCAGGGGCGCATCGACTTCACGCTGTCGGTGGCGACCTGGGAGAACCTGCAGGCGGAGCTCGACGGGCACCCGTACCGCGAGTTCCGCTACCAGGATTTCGGTGTGCCCGAGCAGCAGTCGACGGGCATCGTGTCGAGCGAGGCGTACCTCGACGCCCACCCCGAGGAGGCGCGGGCGTTCGTGCAGGCGGTCGCCCGCGGGTACGCGTATGCGGCCGAGCAGCCCGAGGCGGCGGCCGACCTGCTCCTCGAGGCGAACCCCGACACGCTCGGCGCGGCCGAGGAGCTCGTGCACCGCAGTGCGGAGCTGCTCGCGAGCGAGTACTTCACCGCACCCGGGCGCGAGATCGGCGCCGCCGATGCCGATGCCTGGGAGGCGTTCGGCGGGTTCCTCTACGCGGGCGGCTTCCTCACCGACGCGGCGGGCGAACCGCTCGCGGACGAGCCCGATTGGAGCACGTACTACACCGACGAGTACCTCGAGTGA
- a CDS encoding ABC transporter permease: protein MTAPAELSPGLVAVPRKRDRPALIGAVAAPVIALLLLLGLWQVVAVSGAVPADMLPSPVRVVGAGAGEHEALLRHAVPTLVATITGFALSVAVAFATATLLDFSRILRTALLPLLIVSQTLPLIALAPLVVLWFGFGLLPKILLVAFVTYFPMVVGLLRGFAEADPEAERLLASMGASRAAVFRLVRLPAATASFFSSLRISITYAVVGAIFAEYAGAVAGLGVYMQSAKNVFRTDLVLAAVGVSTMLTLCLFGAVVLIERWAAPWLRIEQGRVDAGGGGSA from the coding sequence GTGACGGCGCCAGCCGAGCTCAGCCCCGGCCTCGTCGCGGTGCCGCGGAAGCGGGATCGGCCGGCGCTGATCGGCGCGGTCGCGGCGCCGGTGATCGCCCTCCTGCTGCTGCTCGGGCTGTGGCAGGTCGTCGCCGTGTCGGGCGCGGTGCCCGCCGATATGCTTCCCTCACCGGTCCGCGTCGTCGGCGCCGGGGCGGGCGAGCACGAGGCGCTGCTGCGCCATGCGGTGCCGACGCTCGTCGCGACGATCACCGGGTTCGCCCTGTCGGTCGCAGTCGCGTTCGCCACGGCGACCCTGCTCGACTTCTCGCGGATCCTGCGCACCGCCCTGCTCCCGCTCCTCATCGTGAGCCAGACGCTGCCGCTCATCGCCCTCGCGCCGCTCGTGGTGCTCTGGTTCGGCTTCGGTCTGCTGCCGAAGATCCTGCTCGTCGCGTTCGTCACGTACTTCCCGATGGTGGTCGGTCTGCTGCGCGGCTTCGCCGAGGCCGATCCCGAGGCCGAGCGTCTGCTCGCCTCGATGGGGGCGTCGCGCGCGGCCGTCTTCCGCCTCGTCCGTCTTCCGGCGGCGACCGCGTCGTTCTTCTCGTCCTTGCGCATCTCCATCACGTACGCCGTGGTGGGGGCGATCTTCGCCGAGTACGCGGGGGCGGTAGCGGGCCTCGGGGTGTACATGCAGTCGGCCAAGAACGTCTTCCGCACCGACCTGGTGCTCGCCGCGGTGGGGGTCAGCACGATGCTCACGCTGTGCCTGTTCGGGGCGGTCGTGCTGATCGAGCGCTGGGCGGCGCCGTGGCTGCGCATCGAGCAGGGGCGCGTCGACGCGGGCGGGGGAGGATCGGCGTGA
- a CDS encoding ABC transporter ATP-binding protein has protein sequence MSLLELRGIGKSFGGRAVLKGVSFDVGAGEVVAIIGASGSGKSTLLSLLTGALRADAGEVAFAGAPVPQRDRPFAYMPQRDALLPWRTVVENAAIGLEVQGMPRREARRRVEALLGPFGLAGAERRYPRQLSGGMRQRVSFLRAVVQDRPILLLDEPFGALDAITRDELQRWLLDMWASAGWTIVCITHDIREAVRLADRVLVLPSAAGGPLREVAVPRDIPRGDGIFTDPRVPQLEAGLHELLRAASVSG, from the coding sequence GTGAGCCTGCTCGAGCTGCGCGGCATCGGCAAGAGCTTCGGCGGCCGGGCGGTGCTCAAGGGCGTCTCGTTCGACGTCGGGGCGGGCGAGGTCGTCGCGATCATCGGGGCGAGCGGAAGCGGCAAGTCGACGCTGCTCTCCCTGCTCACCGGAGCGCTGCGCGCCGACGCCGGCGAGGTGGCGTTCGCGGGGGCCCCGGTGCCGCAGCGCGACCGGCCGTTCGCGTACATGCCGCAGCGCGATGCGCTCCTGCCGTGGCGCACCGTCGTCGAGAACGCGGCGATCGGGTTGGAGGTGCAGGGGATGCCCCGACGCGAAGCGCGTCGGCGCGTGGAGGCACTGCTCGGGCCGTTCGGGCTGGCGGGCGCGGAGCGGCGGTACCCGCGGCAGCTGTCGGGGGGCATGCGGCAGCGGGTGTCGTTTCTGCGCGCGGTGGTGCAGGATCGGCCGATCCTGCTGCTCGACGAGCCGTTCGGGGCGCTCGACGCGATCACGCGCGACGAGTTGCAGCGGTGGCTGCTCGACATGTGGGCGAGCGCGGGGTGGACGATCGTGTGCATCACCCACGACATCCGCGAGGCAGTGCGGCTGGCCGACCGCGTGCTCGTGCTGCCGTCGGCGGCGGGAGGCCCGCTCCGCGAGGTGGCGGTGCCGCGCGACATCCCGCGCGGGGACGGGATCTTCACCGACCCGCGGGTGCCGCAACTCGAAGCGGGCCTGCACGAGCTGCTGCGCGCCGCTTCCGTTTCGGGTTGA
- a CDS encoding FAD-dependent oxidoreductase, which yields MSGPATACDVLVVGAGPSGALLAAELRRLGVEVVLLEQRTDPSPGSRAIGLHPPVLAALEAGGATERILAGAARIPRGIGVVAGRTVGEVRFDRLPLRFPFVASAPQAVTEAAVSFGAPDPVRGVRVVAVEPAPDEVRVRAESGDGSVHEWIVRTVVVATGASGRRLVSGLVTGRSRAYPDRYLMCDLAEAPGEPSGTAVITLGAHGVAESFPLPGGGRRLVVREASERTGDPAGGSDAERLADAVATRMRSPELAAMVREAHPFGIRRALLDRMVIAGSVMVIGDAAHEVSPIGGQGMNLGLLDAATLAPVLAQERAVRLRSAGASERSRSSPEHRSALAQWERDRLASARTAARIAGLNTLLGRPWPHPITAPVGALLGGALRTPLARLPERAYAMGYDRRA from the coding sequence ATGAGCGGCCCGGCGACCGCCTGCGACGTGCTCGTCGTCGGCGCGGGGCCCAGCGGCGCGCTCCTGGCGGCCGAGCTGCGGCGTCTCGGCGTCGAGGTCGTCCTGCTCGAGCAGCGCACCGACCCCTCCCCGGGCTCCCGCGCCATCGGCCTCCACCCTCCCGTGCTCGCGGCGCTCGAGGCCGGCGGCGCGACGGAGCGGATTCTCGCGGGGGCCGCCCGGATCCCCCGGGGTATCGGCGTGGTGGCGGGGCGCACGGTGGGCGAGGTGCGCTTCGACCGCCTGCCCCTGCGGTTCCCATTCGTCGCCTCCGCACCCCAGGCGGTGACCGAGGCCGCCGTCTCGTTCGGCGCACCCGACCCGGTGCGCGGCGTGCGCGTCGTCGCCGTGGAACCCGCTCCCGACGAGGTGCGGGTGCGCGCGGAGTCGGGTGACGGCTCGGTGCACGAGTGGATCGTGCGCACCGTCGTGGTCGCCACCGGCGCATCGGGGCGGCGTCTCGTGAGCGGGCTCGTCACGGGCCGCTCCCGCGCCTACCCCGACCGCTACCTCATGTGCGATCTCGCCGAGGCGCCCGGGGAGCCGAGCGGCACCGCGGTGATCACCCTCGGCGCGCACGGAGTGGCCGAGTCGTTCCCGCTGCCCGGAGGCGGGCGCCGCCTGGTGGTGCGCGAAGCGTCGGAGAGGACGGGCGACCCGGCCGGCGGGTCGGACGCGGAGCGCCTGGCGGACGCCGTCGCGACGCGCATGCGCTCGCCCGAACTCGCGGCGATGGTGCGCGAGGCGCACCCGTTCGGCATCCGCCGCGCGCTGCTCGATCGCATGGTGATCGCGGGGTCGGTCATGGTGATCGGCGACGCGGCTCACGAGGTGAGCCCCATCGGGGGTCAGGGCATGAACCTCGGTCTGCTCGACGCCGCCACGCTGGCGCCGGTGCTCGCGCAGGAGCGTGCGGTCCGGTTGCGGAGTGCGGGGGCCTCGGAGCGGTCGCGCTCCTCCCCCGAGCACCGCTCGGCGCTCGCGCAGTGGGAGCGCGACCGGCTCGCATCCGCACGCACCGCCGCCCGCATCGCCGGGCTCAACACGCTGCTCGGGCGACCCTGGCCGCACCCCATTACCGCGCCGGTCGGCGCCCTCCTCGGCGGCGCGCTGCGCACGCCGCTCGCCCGGCTGCCCGAGCGCGCGTACGCGATGGGATACGACCGGCGGGCATGA
- a CDS encoding methyltransferase domain-containing protein — protein MSLARRDERLTEIMDDPNCDPERLRRTLQGFGLVNRAVASWGRVYRTHLRPVLAAASAGAGRGRPARVLDVGCGGGDVLRRIVASAARDGIAVQGVGIDPDPRAIAVAAGAPRMPGVAYRQCFSSDLVAAGERFDVVLSNHLLHHLAADELSGLLADSEALATGLAVHSDIARSRLAYAAFAIGAVPVSPGTLLRVDGLRSIRRSYTPMELAAALPPGWNAERVGLFRLLAVQRPRTPGGAGARVR, from the coding sequence GTGTCACTGGCCCGCCGCGACGAGCGGCTGACGGAGATCATGGACGACCCGAACTGCGACCCCGAACGCCTGCGCCGCACCCTGCAGGGCTTCGGGCTGGTGAATCGCGCGGTCGCGTCATGGGGCCGCGTCTACCGCACGCATCTGCGGCCGGTGCTCGCGGCGGCGAGCGCCGGGGCCGGGCGCGGGCGCCCCGCGCGAGTGCTGGACGTGGGATGCGGCGGCGGCGACGTGCTGCGCCGGATCGTGGCGTCGGCGGCGCGCGACGGGATCGCCGTGCAGGGGGTGGGCATCGATCCCGACCCGCGCGCGATCGCCGTCGCCGCCGGAGCGCCGCGGATGCCGGGCGTCGCGTACCGGCAGTGCTTCTCCTCCGACCTCGTCGCCGCGGGCGAGCGCTTCGACGTCGTGCTCTCGAACCATCTGTTGCACCATCTCGCCGCGGATGAGCTGAGCGGCCTGCTCGCGGACTCCGAGGCGCTCGCGACCGGCCTGGCCGTCCACTCCGACATCGCGCGCAGCCGCCTCGCCTACGCCGCCTTCGCGATCGGCGCGGTGCCGGTGAGCCCCGGCACGCTGCTGCGCGTCGACGGCCTGCGCAGCATCCGCCGCAGCTACACGCCGATGGAGCTCGCGGCCGCACTCCCCCCGGGATGGAACGCGGAGCGCGTGGGCCTCTTCCGGCTCCTCGCCGTGCAGCGCCCCCGCACCCCCGGTGGCGCCGGGGCGCGGGTGCGATGA
- a CDS encoding type III polyketide synthase, whose amino-acid sequence MVTQILGIGTAVPPARLAQARTRDFFAAQPGVDRLSARLISAAFDQSAIETRYSVIGGLDSQAGAAVASDVFTEDGERLLAPSTGDRNLVYRSAAPPLSAAAARDALQRAGVQAADVTHVITASCTGFFAPGPDYLLVRELGIPTSAERTHIGFMGCAAAFPALRAAARIGAAQPGSVVLVVCTELCSLHIRSSNDPEQIVASAVFGDGSAAAVVASDPMPARTAGPALEVGEFSTALTSEGEEDMDWTIGDHGFEMRLTANVPRIIGREITSVVAPMLERDGVGLSDIDAWAVHPGGRSVLDRVESGLDLPERAMRESRDVLREYGNMSSATILFILQRILDDASLPEGAAVAGLCFGPGLTVETARFTRVDAGAARSAPEESAAARAAGVPVGAAASAPATNSPSHGVA is encoded by the coding sequence ATGGTCACCCAGATCCTCGGCATCGGCACCGCAGTTCCCCCCGCACGCCTGGCGCAGGCGCGCACGCGCGACTTCTTCGCCGCCCAACCCGGGGTGGACCGGCTCAGCGCGCGGCTGATCTCGGCCGCCTTCGACCAGTCGGCGATCGAGACGCGCTACTCCGTGATCGGCGGTCTCGACTCGCAAGCGGGCGCCGCCGTCGCATCCGACGTCTTCACGGAGGACGGCGAACGGCTGCTCGCCCCCAGCACGGGCGACCGCAACCTCGTGTACCGGAGCGCCGCACCGCCGCTCTCCGCCGCTGCCGCTCGGGATGCGCTGCAACGCGCCGGGGTCCAGGCGGCCGACGTCACCCACGTGATCACGGCGTCGTGCACCGGCTTCTTCGCGCCCGGGCCCGACTACCTGCTCGTGCGCGAACTCGGCATCCCCACCTCCGCCGAGCGCACCCACATCGGTTTCATGGGGTGCGCTGCGGCCTTCCCCGCGCTGCGGGCTGCGGCGCGCATCGGAGCAGCGCAGCCCGGTTCCGTCGTGCTCGTCGTCTGCACCGAACTGTGCTCGCTGCACATCCGCTCCTCGAACGACCCCGAGCAGATCGTCGCATCCGCGGTGTTCGGCGATGGATCGGCTGCTGCAGTAGTGGCCTCGGACCCGATGCCGGCGCGCACGGCGGGCCCCGCCCTCGAGGTGGGCGAGTTCTCGACCGCGCTGACCTCGGAGGGCGAGGAGGACATGGACTGGACGATCGGCGATCACGGGTTCGAGATGCGGCTCACGGCGAACGTGCCGCGCATCATCGGACGCGAGATCACTTCGGTCGTCGCGCCGATGCTCGAACGCGACGGCGTCGGCCTCTCCGACATCGACGCCTGGGCGGTCCATCCGGGCGGGCGCAGCGTGCTCGACCGGGTCGAATCGGGGCTCGACCTTCCCGAGCGCGCGATGCGGGAGTCGCGCGACGTGCTCCGCGAATACGGCAACATGTCGAGCGCGACCATCCTGTTCATCCTCCAGCGCATCCTCGACGACGCGTCGCTGCCCGAGGGTGCAGCGGTGGCGGGGCTGTGCTTCGGGCCCGGCCTCACCGTCGAGACCGCCCGATTCACGCGCGTCGACGCCGGCGCCGCACGCTCCGCACCCGAGGAGAGCGCGGCCGCCCGCGCGGCCGGGGTTCCCGTCGGCGCTGCGGCGAGCGCCCCGGCCACGAACTCGCCGTCGCACGGTGTCGCCTGA
- a CDS encoding DUF4383 domain-containing protein, whose product MKNSPNRILGVIFGAVYVLVGLLGFAVTGGVGFVATEGGLLLGIFEVNPLHNIAHLLIGAALLLAGLANVRAAKGVNGTVGAVYLLLGIVGFFIADTAANILALNTADHILHLGSALVLLVVAIAADKQVAPAARPAV is encoded by the coding sequence GTGAAGAACTCACCTAATCGCATTCTCGGAGTGATCTTCGGCGCGGTCTACGTCTTGGTTGGTCTGCTCGGTTTCGCAGTCACCGGAGGAGTCGGGTTCGTGGCGACCGAGGGCGGATTGCTGCTCGGCATCTTCGAGGTGAACCCGCTGCACAACATCGCGCACCTCCTGATCGGCGCCGCACTGCTGCTCGCGGGCCTCGCGAACGTGCGCGCCGCCAAGGGCGTCAACGGCACCGTCGGCGCCGTCTACCTGCTGCTCGGCATCGTCGGATTCTTCATCGCCGATACGGCGGCGAACATCCTGGCGCTGAACACCGCCGACCACATCCTCCACCTCGGCAGCGCGCTGGTGCTGCTGGTGGTCGCCATCGCTGCGGACAAGCAGGTCGCACCCGCGGCCCGCCCCGCCGTCTGA
- a CDS encoding mycothiol transferase, translating to MRATEALADLARRPLDAAEALRPKLVPELLNAHPHHDNSITWLLWHAGREIDAQIADLSGEEPIWTAQGFARRFDFDRAASSIGYGDEPDEARSVVCDDADLLIEHLRAAVDAQVVYLAGLDEAALDEVIDESWDPPVTRGSRLVSVSADAVAHVGQAAYVAGLGAPAFE from the coding sequence GTGCGTGCGACGGAAGCGCTCGCAGACCTCGCCCGGCGTCCCCTCGACGCCGCCGAGGCGCTCAGGCCGAAGCTCGTCCCCGAACTGCTGAACGCCCACCCCCACCACGACAACTCGATCACCTGGCTGCTCTGGCACGCGGGGCGGGAGATCGACGCGCAGATCGCCGACCTCTCGGGGGAGGAGCCCATCTGGACGGCGCAGGGCTTCGCTCGGCGATTCGACTTCGACCGGGCCGCATCGAGCATCGGATACGGCGACGAGCCCGACGAGGCGCGAAGCGTGGTCTGCGACGATGCCGACCTGCTGATCGAGCATCTGCGGGCCGCGGTCGACGCCCAGGTCGTCTACCTGGCGGGGCTCGACGAGGCGGCGCTCGACGAGGTGATCGACGAGTCATGGGATCCGCCCGTGACGCGCGGCTCTCGGCTCGTGAGCGTGTCCGCCGACGCCGTGGCGCACGTGGGCCAGGCGGCCTACGTCGCCGGGCTCGGCGCGCCCGCCTTCGAGTAA
- a CDS encoding YihY/virulence factor BrkB family protein produces MSAHTENVSESEGSAGGHPAPSTGERRGIVPRAIAWALRLRVVRAYLRYSEHRGPMLADSLTYRALFSVFAGILLGFSLAALWLGSNPEAMGTLTRTLDQVIPGIGEIVDPSTLDQPTGFTVVGAISLLGLVGAAISAIGSLRIALRTLADEMHDDVFILWVILRNLLVAVVFGGLLAAAAVASVVGSVGISSLLGWLGIGEGPVTEWSTRIFGIVIVFIIDAVAIALMFRVLSGVRAPAKALWSGALLGGAGLVVLQELSGLFVRGATSNPLLASFATLIALLLWINLSSQVILIASSMIITATAESRDRLREKFGAGTLVQHRRLRAEELVHAATRELRSAQEAEREERAKAGG; encoded by the coding sequence ATGAGCGCGCACACCGAGAACGTCTCGGAATCCGAAGGGTCCGCGGGCGGCCACCCCGCGCCGAGCACGGGCGAGCGCCGCGGAATCGTGCCGCGCGCCATCGCGTGGGCGCTGCGCCTGCGCGTCGTGCGCGCCTACCTGCGCTACAGCGAGCATCGCGGCCCGATGCTCGCGGACAGCCTCACCTATCGCGCGCTCTTCAGCGTGTTCGCCGGCATTCTGCTCGGCTTCTCCCTCGCCGCGCTCTGGCTCGGTTCGAACCCGGAGGCGATGGGCACGCTCACGCGTACGCTCGACCAGGTGATTCCGGGGATCGGCGAGATCGTCGATCCGAGCACACTCGATCAGCCGACCGGGTTCACGGTGGTGGGCGCCATCTCGCTGCTCGGCCTCGTCGGGGCGGCGATCAGCGCGATCGGCAGCCTGAGGATCGCGCTGCGCACGCTCGCCGACGAGATGCACGACGACGTGTTCATCCTCTGGGTGATCCTGCGCAACCTGCTGGTGGCCGTCGTGTTCGGCGGGCTGCTCGCCGCGGCGGCGGTCGCCAGCGTCGTGGGCTCCGTGGGCATCTCGTCGCTGCTCGGCTGGCTGGGCATCGGCGAGGGGCCGGTCACGGAGTGGTCCACCCGCATCTTCGGCATCGTGATCGTCTTCATCATCGACGCGGTCGCCATCGCGCTGATGTTCCGCGTGCTCTCCGGCGTGCGCGCGCCCGCGAAGGCCCTCTGGAGCGGCGCGCTGCTCGGCGGCGCCGGCCTGGTCGTGCTGCAGGAGCTCTCGGGGCTGTTCGTGCGGGGCGCGACCTCGAATCCGCTGCTCGCCTCCTTCGCGACGCTGATCGCCCTCCTGCTGTGGATCAACCTGTCGTCGCAGGTGATCCTCATCGCGAGCAGCATGATCATCACGGCGACGGCGGAGTCCCGCGACCGGCTCCGCGAGAAGTTCGGCGCCGGGACGCTCGTGCAGCATCGCAGGCTCCGCGCCGAAGAGCTCGTGCACGCGGCGACGCGCGAGCTGCGCTCGGCTCAGGAGGCGGAGCGGGAGGAGCGCGCCAAGGCGGGCGGATAG